The following are from one region of the Dreissena polymorpha isolate Duluth1 chromosome 2, UMN_Dpol_1.0, whole genome shotgun sequence genome:
- the LOC127866218 gene encoding solute carrier family 46 member 3-like, with the protein MSSKETLLKVGDQTTKPTWRHFLILPSLFTLFVGSQIYTYVLNEWTQARMKEQYFPNSSLDANVSACGNSDKTSLEYQQYKQVQQQSANWLIFYNLGESVPMAFMNIVITAYTDSFGRKFLILLTIFGTFFKSGMISLIVTFDWSPVWVVVANIVLGCTGGAFGLFSAVFAFVADMTYTDEHRIIGIVVIECVVMGSAIVAPYLSGYFVETLGLGFSKTSFICVGMCFFSFLLLLIIPESIAKHNRQKARSIFQNIKRVTDFYVSKEMKGQRARYILLMLSFWFATVTAMSRTSIETLYFLGQPFCWGPSKIGLFMTARHAAQSIIGLGALPLLQICLSNQVIAIISTVSLTISYIIEGLAQSTLVIYFVPILGVFSFLMIPMIRGMMSNITPADKQGAMFAGVAVFEVISSLVGSIAFNGVYSQTMTFMNGFVFLSMAFLSMVDTVMLLVYNCIKPKPNAISVAHVNQETYSEDNV; encoded by the coding sequence ATGTCCAGCAAGGAAACATTGCTTAAAGTGGGCGACCAAACCACTAAGCCAACATGGCGCCATTTTCTTATTCTGCCTTCATTGTTCACTCTGTTCGTTGGATCGCAAATATATACGTACGTGTTGAACGAGTGGACACAGGCGAGAATGAAAGAGCAGTACTTTCCAAACAGCTCCCTGGACGCCAACGTTAGCGCATGCGGCAACAGTGATAAAACGTCATTGGAATACCAGCAATACAAACAGGTGCAACAACAGTCTGCAAACTGGTTAATCTTTTACAACCTGGGCGAGAGCGTACCAATGGCGTTCATGAATATCGTTATCACCGCATACACAGACTCGTTTGGAAGAAAGTTTCTTATTCTATTGACAATATTCGGCACGTTTTTCAAATCAGGTATGATTTCACTGATTGTGACCTTTGACTGGTCGCCAGTGTGGGTGGTGGTGGCAAACATAGTTTTAGGGTGTACCGGTGGAGCATTCGGGCTTTTTTCGGCCGTGTTCGCGTTTGTTGCAGACATGACATACACGGATGAACACAGAATAATTGGGATTGTAGTAATCGAGTGCGTGGTCATGGGTTCCGCTATAGTAGCACCTTATTTATCCGGGTATTTTGTGGAAACATTGGGACTGGGCTTTTCCAAAACGTCTTTCATATGCGTCGGTATGTGTTTCTTCAGTTTCTTGCTTTTACTGATAATTCCAGAGAGTATTGCTAAACACAATCGGCAAAAAGCACGATCAATCTTCCAGAATATCAAGCGAGTTACCGATTTCTACGTCAGCAAAGAGATGAAAGGACAGCGAGCAAGGTACATTCTGCTAATGCTTTCTTTCTGGTTCGCAACAGTTACAGCAATGAGTAGGACCAGCATTGAAACGCTGTACTTTCTGGGACAGCCGTTCTGCTGGGGGCCCTCAAAGATCGGATTGTTTATGACAGCAAGGCATGCCGCGCAAAGCATCATCGGTCTGGGCGCTCTGCCGCTGCTGCAGATCTGTCTCTCCAACCAAGTGATCGCAATAATAAGCACCGTGTCTCTAACAATTTCATACATCATTGAGGGTCTGGCGCAGAGCACGTTGGTAATCTACTTCGTACCAATTTTAGGTGTGTTCTCTTTTCTTATGATACCGATGATACGCGGCATGATGTCCAATATTACTCCAGCGGACAAGCAAGGGGCTATGTTCGCAGGCGTGGCCGTGTTCGAAGTAATTAGCAGCCTCGTGGGCTCTATCGCTTTCAATGGCGTTTACTCGCAGACCATGACCTTCATGAACGGGTTCGTGTTTTTAAGCATGGCATTCCTGAGCATGGTAGACACGGTCATGTTACTGGTGTACAATTGCATCAAGCCGAAACCCAATGCAATCAGTGTTGCACACGTTAATCAAGAGACGTACTCAGAGGACAAtgtttaa